The Trypanosoma brucei gambiense DAL972 chromosome 10, complete sequence genome has a segment encoding these proteins:
- a CDS encoding dihydrolipoamide acetyltransferase, putative produces MRRSLAFLVNFSPIYMPALSPSMDSGIIVEWKKKVGDLVKENDVFCTIQTDKAVVDFTNTFDAGYLGKIFRQNGETVAVASTIAAMVEESQDVSKLADYTLKDVEPGKVDEEAVAAPVSTTTATTKTTTPKPAGGKIRYGGSLDEAVAASGPGVMRIAARLDKAALEAITPTGRGGRFTKADFVGQPGFDYEKAAPAPKGSSSSFTNASRECCAENTNGTVGSSAVVKSYPVYNFKVSDTTLLQQLLNSMPTPKAKGAAVGK; encoded by the coding sequence atgcgTAGGTCGCTTGCGTTTCTGGTGAACTTTTCACCCATCTATATGCCAGCCCTTTCCCCATCCATGGATAGCGGCATAATTGTtgagtggaagaaaaaggttgGCGATCTTGTAAAAGAGAATGATGTGTTCTGCACCATTCAAACCGACAAGGCAGTTGTGGATTTCACTAACACCTTCGATGCCGGTTACTTGGGCAAAATATTCCGCCAGAATGGTGAAACTGTCGCCGTCGCTTCAACAATAGCCGCGATGGTTGAGGAATCGCAAGATGTGTCCAAATTAGCGGATTATACATTGAAGGACGTGGAACCCGGTAAGGTTGACGAGGAGGCGGTTGCAGCTCCCgtttcaacaacaacagcaacaacaaaaacaacaactccaAAACCCGCTGGTGGTAAAATCCGTTACGGCGGTTCTCTCGACGAGGCGGTTGCAGCCAGTGGTCCGGGCGTTATGCGAATTGCAGCCCGTCTCGACAAGGCAGCACTGGAAGCCATCACACCaacaggaagaggaggacgCTTCACAAAAGCAGATTTTGTTGGACAGCCCGGttttgactacgagaaggcggCACCAGCACCGAAGGGTTCCTCCTCGTCTTTTACTAACGCCTCTCGGGAATGTTGTGCTGAGAATACGAACGGGACTGTTGGATCCAGCGCTGTGGTGAAATCCTACCCCGTATATAACTTCAAGGTATCAGACACAACATTATTGCAACAACTCCTTAATAGTATGCCTACTCCAAAGGCAAAGGGCGCAGCGGTTGGCAAGTAA